A genomic region of Vitreoscilla filiformis contains the following coding sequences:
- a CDS encoding transglycosylase SLT domain-containing protein — translation MTIALRPSPSWLRFLSLSVVVALVTGCASVQQAAPPEPQPVALPEPVVAPVVVEAPAPVAVDLWERIRQGFVMPELQAPLVAQHEKAYIRSRDALARMTARSEPYLFHIVEEIEKRGMPTELALLPFVESAFNPQAVSVAKAAGMWQFIPSTGRSFDLKQNIFRDDRRNVLASTRAALDYLSQLHGMFDDWHLALAAYNWGEGSVRRAINANRKAGRPTDFMSLRMPRETRNYVPKLLALKNIINQPDTYQVALPAIANHPFFDTVPVERDMDVDVAIRLAEVSEDLFRRLNPQMNKPVILAAGTEHLLLPFDNAERFRANLANHPGPWASWTAWVAPSTLTPAQAAELVNMDETALREVNRIPARVKIKEGSTLLVVRAHDQQADVSAHVADSGTMALSPEYAVRTAKGKRKAGVRLASAAHRGKPVRATARARAGVKVAMR, via the coding sequence ATGACGATAGCCCTTCGCCCCTCTCCCTCGTGGCTGCGCTTTTTGAGCCTGTCTGTCGTAGTCGCCCTGGTCACTGGTTGTGCTTCCGTGCAGCAGGCGGCTCCTCCCGAACCTCAACCGGTGGCTTTGCCGGAGCCCGTCGTGGCACCGGTGGTGGTTGAGGCGCCCGCCCCGGTCGCCGTCGATCTGTGGGAGCGCATCCGTCAAGGCTTTGTGATGCCTGAGCTGCAAGCGCCGTTGGTCGCACAGCACGAAAAAGCCTACATCCGCTCGCGTGACGCCTTGGCCCGCATGACCGCCCGCAGCGAGCCTTATCTGTTCCACATCGTCGAAGAAATCGAAAAGCGCGGCATGCCAACCGAGTTGGCTTTGTTGCCGTTCGTGGAGAGTGCGTTCAATCCGCAGGCCGTGTCGGTGGCCAAGGCGGCGGGCATGTGGCAGTTCATCCCGTCCACGGGGCGCAGTTTCGATCTGAAGCAAAACATTTTCCGGGACGATCGGCGCAACGTGCTGGCCTCGACGCGGGCTGCTTTGGATTACCTGTCGCAACTGCACGGCATGTTTGATGACTGGCATCTGGCGCTGGCCGCCTACAACTGGGGTGAAGGCAGCGTGCGCCGCGCCATCAACGCCAACCGCAAAGCGGGCCGCCCGACCGATTTCATGAGCCTGCGCATGCCTCGGGAAACGCGCAACTACGTGCCCAAATTGCTGGCATTGAAGAACATCATCAACCAGCCAGACACCTACCAAGTGGCGTTGCCCGCCATCGCCAACCATCCCTTCTTTGACACGGTTCCGGTCGAGCGGGACATGGATGTGGATGTGGCGATCCGGCTGGCGGAAGTTTCGGAGGATCTGTTCCGCCGCCTGAATCCGCAGATGAACAAACCGGTGATCCTGGCGGCTGGCACGGAACACCTGTTGCTCCCCTTCGACAACGCGGAACGCTTCCGCGCCAACTTGGCCAACCACCCAGGCCCGTGGGCTTCTTGGACAGCGTGGGTTGCCCCCAGCACCTTGACGCCCGCTCAAGCCGCCGAGCTGGTCAACATGGATGAAACGGCGCTGCGTGAAGTCAACCGAATTCCCGCACGTGTGAAGATCAAAGAAGGTTCGACTCTGCTGGTGGTCCGCGCCCACGACCAGCAAGCCGACGTGTCCGCGCATGTGGCGGACAGCGGCACCATGGCCTTGTCGCCCGAGTACGCCGTGCGCACGGCCAAGGGCAAGCGCAAGGCGGGGGTGCGACTGGCATCGGCGGCCCATCGTGGCAAGCCGGTTCGTGCCACGGCCCGCGCCCGTGCAGGCGTGAAGGTGGCGATGCGCTGA
- the moaA gene encoding GTP 3',8-cyclase MoaA, whose protein sequence is MGEKVIALTDWRHLPPTVSLPKAAPEAAFSVGDLLKDAWGRELRDLRISVTDRCNFRCSYCMPKEVFDKHHTFLPHPALLSFEEITRLARIFLAHGVRKLRLTGGEPLLRKNVEGLIAMLAQLRTLDGLPPDLTLTTNGSLLARKAVALKAAGLQRVTVSLDALDDAVFQRMNDVGFPVADVLAGIDAALAAGLGPIKVNMVVKRSVNLHEIVPMAHHFRERYGDAVILRFIEFMDVGATNGWCMDEVLPSAEVVALLHQHWPLVPLEPNTPGETAQRWVYADGRGEVGVISSVTRAFCRDCNRARLSTEGRLFLCLFASQGYDLRHLLRQDHASDADLTAALAQLWQQRDDRYSLLRGSHQAQPGSGQRKVEMHYIGG, encoded by the coding sequence ATGGGTGAAAAAGTCATTGCGTTGACCGACTGGCGGCATCTGCCGCCGACCGTGTCCTTGCCGAAAGCCGCCCCCGAGGCGGCTTTTTCCGTGGGCGATCTCCTGAAAGATGCTTGGGGCCGTGAGCTGCGTGATCTGCGCATCTCCGTGACCGACCGCTGCAACTTTCGGTGCAGCTACTGCATGCCCAAAGAGGTGTTCGATAAACATCACACCTTTTTGCCCCACCCCGCGCTGTTGAGTTTTGAGGAAATCACCCGGTTGGCGCGCATTTTCCTGGCCCATGGCGTGCGCAAGCTGCGCCTGACAGGCGGGGAACCTTTGCTGCGCAAGAACGTCGAGGGGTTGATTGCCATGCTGGCGCAACTGCGCACCCTCGACGGCCTGCCCCCCGACCTGACCCTCACCACCAACGGCAGTTTGTTGGCCCGCAAAGCGGTGGCTCTCAAGGCAGCGGGGCTTCAGCGTGTCACCGTCAGTTTGGATGCGCTGGACGATGCGGTGTTTCAGCGCATGAACGATGTCGGCTTTCCGGTGGCGGACGTGCTGGCCGGCATCGACGCTGCCCTGGCCGCCGGGCTCGGGCCGATCAAGGTCAACATGGTGGTCAAGCGCAGTGTCAATTTGCACGAAATCGTGCCGATGGCGCACCATTTCCGGGAGCGTTATGGGGACGCGGTGATCCTGCGGTTCATCGAGTTCATGGACGTTGGCGCCACCAACGGCTGGTGCATGGACGAGGTCCTCCCCTCCGCCGAGGTGGTGGCGCTGCTGCACCAGCACTGGCCCCTGGTGCCGCTCGAACCGAACACGCCCGGAGAAACCGCCCAGCGTTGGGTCTATGCCGATGGGCGCGGCGAAGTGGGGGTGATTTCCAGCGTCACCCGTGCGTTTTGCCGGGATTGCAACCGCGCCCGCTTGTCCACCGAGGGCCGGCTGTTCCTGTGTTTATTCGCCTCGCAGGGTTACGACTTGCGTCACCTGCTGCGCCAAGACCACGCCAGCGATGCCGACCTCACGGCCGCCCTCGCCCAACTCTGGCAACAGCGGGACGACCGCTATTCCCTGCTGCGCGGCAGCCACCAAGCGCAACCCGGCTCCGGGCAACGCAAAGTGGAAATGCATTACATCGGCGGCTGA
- a CDS encoding class I SAM-dependent methyltransferase, producing MTNQAAIIGMGDWLETPPGHHLMAWEQGLLDEVVADVFGYHALQLGLPELDALRANRMPHRWVGHTESPVGLGQGRRVGLHCLPEALPFPGESLDLVVLPHTLELSDDPHQCLAEAVRVLRPEGRVVICGFNPASLWRWRREGLPTAVEWLHPRRVRDWLRLLSCELAAQHHGLYRPPFHTPGWLVRSAWMEAWGARWWPPFGAAYMIVAIKRVRGMRWVGLARSARQTASSGRAVPVLGRVPRVPDNPAP from the coding sequence ATGACGAATCAGGCTGCGATTATAGGGATGGGGGATTGGCTGGAAACGCCCCCCGGTCACCACTTGATGGCGTGGGAACAAGGGCTGCTCGATGAGGTCGTGGCCGACGTGTTCGGCTACCACGCGCTGCAACTGGGATTGCCGGAGCTGGACGCCCTGCGCGCCAACCGCATGCCGCACCGCTGGGTGGGGCACACCGAATCCCCGGTCGGGTTGGGGCAGGGGCGTCGCGTGGGCTTGCACTGTCTGCCGGAGGCGCTGCCTTTTCCAGGGGAGTCGCTGGATTTGGTGGTGTTGCCACACACGTTAGAGCTGTCAGACGATCCGCACCAATGTTTGGCCGAAGCGGTGCGCGTGCTGCGGCCCGAAGGGCGGGTGGTCATTTGCGGATTCAACCCAGCCAGTTTGTGGCGATGGCGCCGGGAGGGTTTGCCAACAGCCGTCGAGTGGCTGCACCCGCGCCGCGTGCGCGACTGGCTGAGGCTGTTGAGCTGCGAATTGGCAGCCCAGCACCACGGGCTGTACCGGCCACCGTTTCACACCCCAGGATGGCTGGTGCGCTCTGCGTGGATGGAAGCTTGGGGGGCACGGTGGTGGCCGCCATTCGGAGCAGCCTACATGATTGTGGCCATCAAGCGGGTGCGTGGCATGCGTTGGGTGGGGCTGGCTCGCTCGGCGCGGCAGACGGCGTCATCGGGCCGAGCGGTGCCGGTGCTGGGGCGGGTGCCGCGTGTGCCTGACAATCCGGCCCCATGA
- a CDS encoding PhoH family protein codes for MPLPKAPTTRATVLPETAFETLAPQSPPTPRSRKPRAAVSAPVTPALDEVVSAPQVPVQPEPQPVAAVATPAPERKPRTKRPAAAPRAPVAPIAAASKAPKLFVLDTNVLMHDPMSLFRFDEHDVYLPMITLEELDGHKKGMSEVARNVRQVSRELDALAADSSLAPADGIPLAKTGRREAGGKLFFQTQFLETKLPAGLPQGKADNQILGVVQSLREQHPQREVVLVSKDINMRVKARALGLAAEDYFNDKTLEDGDLLYTGALALPADFWQRHGKTMESWTTPGGATCYRISGPLVAQLTVNQFVYLEAPGEAPLHARVSEITGKTAVLKTLRDHTSPKHAVWGVVARNREQNFALNLLMDPECDFITLTGTAGTGKTLMTLAAGLAQVMDERRYSEIIVTRVTVPVGEDIGFLPGNEEEKMSPWMGALDDNLEVLARSDGHGGEWGRAATQDLVRSKIRIKSLNFMRGRTFLNKFVIIDEAQNLTPKQMKTLITRAGPGTKIVCLGNLAQIDTPYLTEGSSGLTFAVDRFKGWPHAGHITLARGERSRLADFASEVL; via the coding sequence ATGCCTCTGCCCAAAGCTCCGACGACCCGTGCCACCGTGCTCCCCGAAACCGCGTTCGAGACCCTCGCGCCGCAATCACCCCCGACGCCTCGCTCACGCAAACCACGTGCTGCGGTGAGCGCACCCGTCACCCCGGCGCTTGACGAAGTGGTTTCTGCGCCCCAGGTTCCTGTTCAACCTGAACCCCAGCCGGTGGCAGCCGTGGCAACCCCCGCACCAGAACGCAAACCCCGCACCAAGCGCCCGGCAGCGGCGCCGCGTGCGCCCGTCGCGCCAATCGCCGCAGCGTCCAAGGCGCCCAAACTTTTCGTGCTGGACACCAACGTGCTGATGCACGATCCGATGTCCCTGTTCCGTTTTGATGAGCACGATGTCTATCTGCCCATGATCACGCTCGAAGAGCTGGACGGGCACAAGAAAGGCATGAGCGAGGTGGCGCGCAACGTGCGCCAAGTCAGCCGCGAACTGGACGCACTGGCCGCCGACAGCTCACTCGCACCCGCCGATGGCATCCCGCTGGCCAAAACGGGCCGTCGTGAAGCGGGGGGCAAGCTGTTTTTCCAGACCCAGTTCCTGGAAACCAAACTGCCCGCTGGCCTGCCTCAAGGTAAGGCAGACAACCAGATTCTGGGCGTCGTGCAATCGTTGCGTGAACAACATCCACAGCGCGAAGTGGTGCTGGTGTCCAAGGACATCAACATGCGCGTCAAAGCCCGGGCGCTGGGTTTGGCCGCCGAGGACTATTTCAACGACAAAACACTGGAAGACGGCGACCTGCTCTACACCGGCGCCCTGGCCCTGCCGGCAGACTTCTGGCAGCGTCATGGCAAAACCATGGAGAGCTGGACGACACCAGGCGGTGCGACGTGTTACCGCATCAGCGGCCCGCTGGTGGCGCAGTTGACGGTCAACCAGTTCGTTTACTTGGAAGCGCCGGGGGAAGCGCCGCTGCACGCCCGGGTCAGCGAGATCACGGGTAAAACCGCTGTGCTCAAAACCCTGCGTGATCACACCAGCCCGAAGCACGCCGTCTGGGGCGTGGTGGCGCGCAACCGTGAGCAAAACTTCGCACTGAATCTGCTCATGGATCCCGAGTGCGACTTCATCACCCTGACCGGCACCGCTGGCACCGGCAAAACGCTGATGACCTTGGCAGCGGGCCTGGCCCAAGTGATGGACGAGCGGCGCTACAGCGAAATCATCGTCACGCGGGTGACGGTGCCTGTGGGCGAAGACATCGGTTTCTTGCCCGGCAACGAAGAAGAAAAAATGAGCCCGTGGATGGGTGCGCTGGATGACAACCTCGAAGTGCTGGCCCGTTCCGATGGGCATGGCGGCGAGTGGGGGCGTGCCGCCACGCAGGATTTGGTGCGCAGCAAAATTCGCATCAAGAGTTTGAACTTCATGCGGGGGCGAACGTTTTTGAACAAATTCGTCATCATTGACGAAGCTCAGAACCTCACACCCAAGCAAATGAAGACACTCATCACCCGGGCCGGGCCGGGCACCAAGATCGTTTGCCTGGGCAATCTGGCCCAGATCGACACGCCGTATCTCACGGAAGGAAGTTCTGGCCTGACTTTTGCTGTGGATCGTTTCAAGGGCTGGCCGCACGCCGGGCACATCACGCTGGCACGCGGTGAACGCTCGCGTTTGGCCGACTTCGCTTCCGAGGTGCTTTGA
- a CDS encoding C40 family peptidase, translating to MTLDLTLNRCIPKLQGRAPRALTSTHSDLTLQPFKRLLGCALALVLSLGSLPASAAPEEAPASSSNPVLRLLQSSGLAGSVESAASSSQNLFNQVQEQASSLVLTAMDFIGVRYRWGGTTVENGFDCSGFTRHIFENSIGLILPRRAAEQANLPGLLRIQENDLKPGDLVFFNTLRQTFSHVGIYLGDGKFVHAPRTGLAVKVEDMRDAYWSSRFNGARRVPTPDTAVRPGTQVQAQ from the coding sequence ATGACCCTTGACTTGACATTGAACCGGTGCATCCCTAAGCTGCAAGGCCGTGCGCCCCGGGCGCTGACTTCAACTCACTCGGATCTCACCTTGCAACCGTTCAAACGACTGTTAGGCTGTGCGCTGGCCCTGGTGCTGAGCTTGGGCAGCTTGCCCGCAAGCGCAGCCCCGGAAGAAGCGCCCGCATCTTCGTCCAATCCGGTGTTGCGACTGCTGCAAAGCAGCGGTTTGGCCGGCAGCGTCGAGAGTGCCGCCTCCTCGTCTCAAAACCTGTTCAATCAGGTGCAAGAACAAGCTTCCTCGTTGGTGCTGACCGCCATGGATTTCATCGGCGTGCGCTACCGCTGGGGCGGCACGACGGTGGAAAACGGCTTTGACTGCTCCGGTTTCACCCGCCATATCTTCGAAAACAGCATTGGCTTGATCCTGCCGCGCCGCGCCGCCGAGCAAGCCAACCTGCCGGGCCTGCTGCGCATTCAAGAAAACGACCTGAAGCCGGGCGATTTGGTGTTCTTCAACACCCTGCGTCAGACCTTCTCACACGTCGGTATCTATTTGGGCGACGGCAAATTCGTTCACGCCCCGCGCACCGGTTTGGCTGTGAAAGTCGAAGACATGCGCGATGCCTACTGGTCCAGCCGCTTCAACGGTGCCCGCCGCGTCCCCACGCCGGACACCGCTGTGCGCCCAGGCACCCAAGTTCAGGCACAGTAA
- a CDS encoding Mth938-like domain-containing protein, whose amino-acid sequence MKFQPDHLDGVNVIAKLEAQRIWVHQTPFTTSLVVPWVGDAEAWPATRPQELTPAHFERIAAFQPEVVIFGSGPKLQFISPQLYRCLIERRIGMETMDTAAACRTYNVLVNEGRKVVGAFLLA is encoded by the coding sequence TTGAAGTTTCAACCTGACCATCTGGATGGCGTCAACGTCATCGCCAAACTCGAAGCCCAGCGCATCTGGGTGCATCAGACGCCGTTCACCACCAGCTTGGTCGTGCCCTGGGTCGGTGACGCCGAAGCCTGGCCGGCCACCCGCCCGCAGGAGCTGACGCCGGCGCATTTCGAGCGCATCGCCGCATTCCAGCCCGAAGTGGTGATTTTTGGCAGCGGCCCCAAGTTGCAGTTCATTTCACCGCAGCTTTATCGGTGCCTGATTGAACGCCGCATCGGCATGGAGACCATGGACACCGCTGCGGCTTGTCGCACCTACAACGTGTTGGTGAACGAGGGGCGCAAAGTCGTGGGGGCTTTCTTGCTGGCGTGA
- the rnhA gene encoding ribonuclease HI, with product MITEVTIYTDGACKGNPGPGGWGAWLRAGRHEKSLCGGEWDTTNNRMELLAVIEALSVLKRRCQITLYTDSSYVKDGITSWIQGWKRKGWRTASGGAVKNVDLWQRLDALAQQHDVDWRWVKGHAGDPGNERADALANQGVAQLQATR from the coding sequence ATGATCACCGAAGTGACGATTTACACCGACGGCGCCTGCAAAGGCAACCCGGGCCCAGGCGGATGGGGCGCATGGCTGCGCGCTGGCCGACACGAAAAATCCCTGTGCGGCGGCGAGTGGGACACCACCAACAACCGCATGGAACTGTTGGCCGTGATTGAAGCGCTGTCCGTTCTGAAGCGGCGCTGCCAAATTACGCTCTACACCGACAGCTCTTATGTCAAGGACGGGATCACCAGCTGGATCCAAGGCTGGAAGCGCAAAGGCTGGCGCACGGCCAGCGGCGGGGCGGTTAAAAACGTCGATCTGTGGCAACGCCTGGATGCCCTGGCCCAACAGCACGATGTGGACTGGCGTTGGGTCAAGGGCCACGCCGGCGACCCCGGCAACGAACGCGCCGACGCCTTGGCCAACCAAGGCGTGGCCCAACTCCAAGCCACACGTTGA
- a CDS encoding pyridoxal phosphate-dependent aminotransferase yields the protein MKPIAKSSKLANVGYDIRGPVLDKARQMEEEGHKIIKLNIGNVAAFGLMPPDEIIQDMMRNLPDAAGYTDSKGLFAPRKAVVHYCQEKQIKGVTIDDVYLGNGASELIAMSMNALLDSGDEVLIPSPDYPLYTAVVSLSGGTPVHYRCDEGSGWMPDLDDMRAKITPNTKALVIINPNNPTGALYPREVLEGIVEIARQHQLIVFADEIYDKTLYDGATHTSIASLADDVLFLTFNGLSKNYRSCGYRSGWMIVSGNKRRAKDYIEGLNMLASMRLCANTPGQLAIQTALGGYQSIKDLVAPGGRLARQRDLAYDLLTQIPGVSVVKPKAALYMFPRLDPKMYPIADDQQFAYELLAEERVLIVQGTGFNWPDPDHFRLVFLPNTDDLTEAVGRIARFLHGYRKRNG from the coding sequence TTGAAGCCCATCGCCAAATCCAGCAAGCTTGCCAACGTCGGCTATGACATCCGTGGGCCCGTGCTGGACAAGGCGCGCCAAATGGAAGAAGAAGGCCACAAAATCATCAAGCTGAACATCGGCAACGTGGCCGCGTTTGGCCTGATGCCGCCGGATGAAATCATCCAAGACATGATGCGCAACCTGCCCGACGCGGCGGGTTACACCGACTCCAAAGGCTTGTTCGCCCCGCGCAAGGCGGTGGTGCATTACTGCCAAGAAAAGCAGATCAAGGGCGTCACCATTGATGACGTTTACTTGGGCAATGGTGCGTCCGAGCTGATCGCCATGAGCATGAATGCGCTGCTGGACAGCGGCGACGAGGTGCTCATTCCCTCACCGGATTACCCGCTCTACACCGCTGTGGTGTCGCTGTCTGGCGGCACGCCGGTGCATTACCGCTGCGACGAGGGCTCGGGCTGGATGCCCGACTTGGACGACATGCGCGCCAAGATCACGCCCAACACCAAGGCGCTGGTGATCATCAACCCGAACAACCCGACGGGCGCGCTGTACCCGCGTGAGGTGCTCGAAGGCATTGTGGAAATCGCCCGTCAGCACCAGTTGATCGTGTTCGCCGACGAGATTTACGACAAGACGCTGTACGACGGGGCCACCCACACCAGCATCGCCTCGTTGGCCGATGACGTGCTGTTCCTCACCTTCAATGGCTTGAGCAAAAACTACCGTTCGTGCGGCTACCGCTCGGGCTGGATGATCGTGTCGGGCAACAAGCGCCGTGCCAAGGACTACATCGAGGGCCTGAACATGCTGGCCTCGATGCGCCTGTGCGCCAACACGCCGGGCCAGTTGGCAATTCAAACGGCGCTGGGCGGCTACCAAAGCATCAAGGATTTGGTGGCGCCGGGCGGGCGCTTGGCACGTCAGCGGGATTTGGCCTATGACCTGCTGACGCAGATCCCGGGCGTGAGCGTGGTCAAACCCAAGGCGGCGCTGTACATGTTCCCGCGCCTCGATCCGAAGATGTACCCCATCGCCGACGACCAGCAATTCGCCTACGAGCTGCTGGCCGAAGAGCGGGTGTTGATCGTGCAAGGCACAGGCTTCAACTGGCCCGACCCGGATCACTTCCGTCTGGTGTTCCTGCCGAACACCGACGATCTCACGGAGGCCGTGGGCCGCATCGCCCGCTTCCTCCACGGCTACCGAAAGCGCAACGGTTGA
- a CDS encoding peroxiredoxin: MTPALNKPLPDIEAQATGGVKFTPQAFLGRAVVLYFYPKDNTPGCTTEAMQFRDQHAEFVQAGAVVFGVSRDNMASHDKFKQNLGLPFELIADTEEKLCHMFGVVKNKIMYGKKVKGIERSTFLIDERGVLRQEWRGIKVAGHVEEVLKAVQELKQPA, translated from the coding sequence ATGACGCCAGCTCTCAACAAACCCCTTCCGGACATTGAAGCACAGGCCACAGGCGGGGTGAAATTCACGCCTCAGGCGTTTCTCGGTCGAGCTGTCGTGCTGTATTTTTACCCGAAAGACAACACCCCGGGTTGTACCACCGAGGCCATGCAATTCCGCGATCAGCACGCAGAATTCGTCCAGGCCGGCGCGGTGGTGTTCGGTGTCTCGCGGGACAACATGGCCTCGCACGACAAGTTCAAACAGAACTTGGGCCTGCCCTTCGAATTGATTGCGGACACCGAGGAAAAGCTCTGCCACATGTTCGGCGTGGTCAAAAACAAGATCATGTACGGCAAGAAAGTCAAAGGCATCGAGCGCTCGACCTTCCTGATCGACGAGCGCGGCGTGCTGCGCCAAGAGTGGCGCGGCATCAAAGTAGCCGGGCATGTTGAGGAAGTTCTCAAGGCCGTGCAAGAGCTCAAGCAGCCAGCCTGA
- a CDS encoding homoserine dehydrogenase: MKPIQVGLLGIGTVGSGTFKVLQRNQHEIMRRAGRGIEIAMVADLDVERARAVVGDAAEVVSDARQIIANPAIDIVVELIGGYGIAKALVLEAIAAGKHVVTANKALLAVHGTEIFEAARAKGVVVAFEAAVAGGIPIIKALREGLTANRIEWIAGIINGTTNFILSEMRDKGLDFDVVLKEAQRLGYAEADPTFDIEGVDAAHKATLMSALAFGIPVQFDKAHVEGITKLAAADIRYAEQLGYRIKLLGIARRQEAGIELRVHPTLVPAKRLIANVEGAMNAVMVQGDAVGTTLYYGKGAGSEPTASAVVADLVDITRLHTADPDHRVPHLAFQPDALADTPILPIEQVRTAFYLRLRVADEAGVLARITSILAENDISIDAVLQRESAEGEKQTDLIILTHVTVEGPMRAALAAMQALPTVVAPIVSLRTEELA; this comes from the coding sequence ATGAAACCCATCCAGGTCGGCCTTCTGGGCATCGGTACCGTCGGCTCCGGCACCTTCAAGGTGCTGCAACGCAACCAGCATGAAATCATGCGTCGTGCGGGCCGGGGCATTGAGATTGCCATGGTGGCCGATCTGGACGTGGAGCGCGCCCGCGCTGTCGTCGGTGACGCAGCCGAGGTGGTGAGCGACGCCCGCCAGATCATCGCCAACCCGGCCATTGACATCGTGGTCGAGCTGATCGGCGGCTACGGCATCGCCAAGGCGCTGGTGTTGGAAGCCATCGCCGCTGGCAAGCATGTGGTCACAGCCAACAAGGCGCTGCTGGCCGTTCACGGCACCGAGATTTTTGAAGCCGCCCGCGCCAAGGGTGTGGTAGTGGCGTTTGAAGCGGCGGTGGCCGGTGGCATCCCCATCATCAAGGCGCTGCGTGAGGGCTTGACGGCCAACCGCATCGAGTGGATCGCCGGCATCATCAACGGCACGACGAACTTCATCCTGTCCGAAATGCGCGACAAGGGCTTGGATTTCGACGTGGTGTTGAAAGAAGCCCAACGCCTGGGCTACGCCGAAGCCGACCCGACTTTCGACATCGAAGGCGTGGACGCCGCCCACAAAGCCACGCTGATGAGCGCGTTGGCCTTTGGCATTCCGGTGCAGTTTGACAAGGCGCATGTGGAAGGCATCACCAAGCTGGCTGCCGCCGACATCCGTTATGCCGAGCAACTGGGCTACCGCATCAAGCTGCTGGGCATTGCCCGTCGCCAAGAAGCGGGCATTGAGCTGCGCGTACATCCGACGCTGGTGCCGGCCAAGCGTCTGATTGCCAACGTCGAAGGCGCGATGAACGCCGTGATGGTGCAAGGCGATGCCGTGGGCACGACGCTGTACTACGGCAAGGGCGCTGGCTCGGAGCCGACCGCTTCGGCGGTGGTGGCCGATTTGGTGGACATCACCCGCCTGCACACCGCTGACCCGGATCACCGCGTGCCGCACCTGGCCTTCCAGCCGGATGCGCTGGCCGATACGCCGATCCTGCCGATCGAGCAAGTGCGTACCGCGTTCTACCTGCGCTTGCGCGTGGCCGATGAAGCCGGTGTGCTGGCCCGCATCACCAGCATCCTGGCCGAGAACGACATCAGCATCGACGCTGTGTTGCAACGCGAAAGCGCCGAAGGCGAGAAGCAAACCGACCTGATCATCCTCACCCATGTGACGGTGGAAGGCCCCATGCGTGCCGCCTTGGCCGCCATGCAGGCCCTGCCGACGGTGGTGGCGCCGATTGTGAGTTTGCGGACGGAAGAGCTGGCCTGA
- the gloB gene encoding hydroxyacylglutathione hydrolase yields the protein MKLVALPALTDNYIWMLHDGVQALVVDPGEAAPVHRALDSEHLRLTGILVTHTHVDHVGGVAELWARLEGPLWGPATLATQFPSVQSPPATLTWAGLSVQAWPVPGHTLDHWAYGLPAVPLEHAASPRPVLFCGDTLFSAGCGRLFEGTPAQMLASLDSLAAWPDDTRVCCTHEYTLANLAFAHAVEPDNPDILAHQQLCQRWRASGQPTLPSDLARERRINPFLRCDTPAVVARAQAQGAASADRLSVFTTLRLWKNRYR from the coding sequence ATGAAACTGGTCGCACTCCCTGCCCTCACTGACAACTACATCTGGATGCTCCACGATGGGGTTCAAGCCCTCGTGGTCGATCCAGGGGAGGCAGCGCCTGTACACCGTGCGTTGGACAGCGAACATCTGCGGCTGACCGGCATTCTAGTGACGCACACCCACGTCGATCATGTCGGGGGCGTGGCAGAACTGTGGGCTCGCTTGGAAGGCCCGTTGTGGGGGCCAGCGACGCTGGCAACGCAGTTTCCCAGCGTCCAAAGCCCACCCGCCACCCTGACCTGGGCCGGATTGAGCGTGCAAGCTTGGCCTGTTCCGGGGCACACGCTGGATCACTGGGCTTACGGCCTGCCCGCTGTGCCACTGGAACACGCTGCATCCCCCCGCCCTGTGCTGTTTTGTGGTGACACCTTGTTCAGCGCGGGCTGTGGCCGCTTGTTTGAAGGTACGCCGGCGCAAATGCTGGCCTCGCTGGACAGCCTGGCCGCCTGGCCGGATGACACCCGGGTGTGCTGCACCCACGAGTACACCCTCGCCAACTTGGCGTTTGCCCACGCGGTGGAGCCGGACAACCCGGACATCCTCGCGCACCAGCAGCTGTGCCAGCGGTGGCGTGCATCTGGGCAACCCACTTTGCCCTCCGATCTGGCGCGGGAGCGTCGGATCAATCCGTTCCTGCGATGCGATACCCCCGCCGTGGTGGCCCGCGCGCAGGCTCAAGGCGCGGCTTCAGCCGACCGTCTGAGTGTGTTCACAACCCTGCGTCTGTGGAAGAACCGATACCGATGA